The following coding sequences lie in one Cercospora beticola chromosome 9, complete sequence genomic window:
- the MCM7 gene encoding Mcm2-7 hexameric complex component (antiSMASH:Cluster_8), with amino-acid sequence MALLQYKNLVNYEEQTAAFKDFLQNFKSSSTEAEDALDDLHLDGDATSDEYDFMDDAENGSNARRRSTRSKAKYMNMLQDVADRKTSQVLIDLDDLSEYEKSLDEEGVSQLRLVSSIEKNANHYIEILSRAVDSVLPRPATEPNFKDDVLDIIMSQRSKRNEAVAQQQEAGGDENGIPESIFPPELTRRYTLNFKPVTPSGSSSQKSSKALAVRQVRGEHLGHLITIRGIATRVSDVKPSVQVNAYSCDRCGHEIFQPVTSKQFTPLVECTSEDCQQNKAKGTLFLSTRASKFLPFQEVKIQEMADQVPVGHIPRQLTVHCHGELVRSVNPGDVVDIAGIFLPTPYTGFKAIKAGLLTDTYLEAQYVHQHKKAYDDMVLAPTTIQRMTELERSGQLYEYLSRSIAPEIFGHADVKKALLLQLIGGVTKEMGDGMRIRGDINVCLMGDPGVAKSQLLKYITKVAPRGVYTTGRGSSGVGLTAAVMRDPVTDEMVLEGGALVLADNGTCCIDEFDKMDDSDRTAIHEVMEQQTISISKAGITTTLNARTSILAAANPLYGRYNPRISPVENINLPAALLSRFDVMFLLLDTPSRDADEELARHVTHVHIHNAHPEPQGGGLIFSPNEVRQWVARARSFRPVVPKAVSDYLVGAYVRLRQQQKRDEAGKKTFTHTSPRTLLGILRLSQALARLRFADEVITEDVDEALRLVEVSKASLYDDNRDRRGDHSPSTKIYNLICGMRDSGAAATGEGRGELDMRRVRERVLAKGFTAQQLESAIDEYATIDVWQTAAEGTRLVFIEAGDDDEDMGDEDF; translated from the exons GACTG CGGCCTTCAAGGATTTCCTACAGAACTTCAagtcctcctccaccgaagCAGAGGATGCGCTGGACGACCTCCACCTCGACGGAGACGCGACGAGCGACGAGTATGACTTCATGGACGACGCAGAAAACGGCTCGAACGCGCGACGACGAAGCACGCGATCAAAAGCGAAATATATGAATATGCTGCAGGATGTCGCAGACCGAAAGACGAGTCAGGTCTTAATAGATCTCGATGACCTGAGCGAGTATGAAAAGAGCCTTGACGAGGAAGGTGTTTCACAGCTCAGGCTGGTTTCGTCGATAGAGAAGAACGCGAACCACTACATTGAGATTCTCTCGCGCGCAGTGGACTCAGTCTTGCCTCGGCCTGCGACTGAACCAAATTTCAAAGACGATGTGCTCGACATTATCATGAGCCAGCGTTCAAAACGGAACGAAGCtgtcgcgcagcagcaggaggcggGCGGTGACGAGAATGGCATTCCAGAGTCGATCTTCCCTCCTGAGCTTACAAGACGCTACACGCTCAACTTTAAGCCAGTGACTCCGTCCGGATCAAGCAGCCAGAAGAGTTCGAAGGCTCTGGCAGTCCGTCAGGTCCGCGGTGAGCATCTTGGGCATCTCATCACAATTCGAGGTATCGCAACCCGTGTCTCGGATGTCAAGCCCTCAGTGCAAGTCAATGCCTACTCTTGCGACCGTTGCGGCCATGAGATCTTTCAGCCCGTTACGTCGAAGCAATTCACGCCTTTAGTGGAATGCACCTCAGAGGACTGCCAGCAGAATAAGGCGAAGGGCACATTGTTCTTGTCTACCAGAGCTTCTAAATTCTTGCCATTCCAGGAGGTCAAGATTCAAGAGATGGCCGACCAAGTGCCTGTTGGTCACATCCCTAGGCAACTCACAGTGCACTGCCACGGGGAGCTGGTTCGATCTGTCAACCCTGGAGACGTCGTTGACATTGCTGGTATATTCCTCCCCACCCCTTATACCGGATTCAAGGCCATTAAGGCCGGCCTCCTCACAGACACGTATCTGGAAGCCCAATACGTACACCAACACAAAAAGGCGTACGACGACATGGTTCTCGCACCAACGACCATCCAACGCATGACAGAACTCGAGCGCTCGGGTCAGCTCTACGAATACCTCAGCAGATCCATTGCTCCAGAAATTTTCGGCCATGCAGATGTCAAGAAAGCGCTCCTGCTCCAGTTGATCGGAGGTGTAACGAAAGAGATGGGAGATGGCATGCGCATCCGTGGAGACATCAATGTCTGTCTCATGGGTGATCCGGGAGTGGCCAAGTCGCAGCTTCTCAAGTACATCACGAAAGTGGCGCCTCGAGGCGTCTACACTACTGGCCGAGGCAGCAGTGGTGTCGGTTTGACGGCTGCTGTCATGAGAGATCCAGTCACTGATGAGATGGTATTGGAAGGCGGCGCTCTTGTGCTCGCGGATAACGGCACTTGCTGTATCGATGAATTCGACAAGATGGACGATTCCGACCGAACAGCCATCCACGAAGTCATGGAGCAACAGACAATCTCGATCTCGAAGGCTGGTATCACAACGACACTGAATGCTCGAACATCGATCTTGGCAGCTGCCAACCCGCTCTACGGGCGGTACAACCCTCGCATCTCGCCAGTCGAGAATATCAACCTGCCCGCGGCTCTTCTCTCCAGATTCGATGTTATGTTCCTGCTCTTGGACACTCCTTCGCGTGATGCAGATGAGGAGCTGGCACGCCACGTCACACATGTTCATATCCACAACGCGCACCCCGAGCCACAAGGAGGTGGCTTAATATTCTCGCCCAACGAGGTACGACAGTGGGTCGCTCGCGCGCGATCATTCCGACCTGTTGTGCCCAAGGCAGTGTCTGACTACCTTGTCGGCGCATATGTCCGtctgcgccagcagcagaagcgcgaCGAGGCAGGAAAGAAGACTTTCACCCACACCTCACCAAGAACGCTCCTTGGTATCCTCCGTTTGTCACAAGCACTTGCGAGGTTGCGATTCGCTGACGAGGTCATTACGGAGGACGTGGATGAGGCCCTGCGACTGGTCGAAGTCAGCAAAGCCAGTCTGTACGACGATAATAGGGATCGCAGAGGTGATCACTCGCCGAGCACAAAGATCTACAACCTCATTTGCGGCATGAGGGACAGTGGTGCTGCCGCCACTGGTGAAGGTCGTGGTGAGCTCGACATGAGGCGAGTACGGGAAAGAGTACTTGCCAAGGGCTTCACAGCCCAGCAGCTTGAGTCCGCGATTGATGAGTACGCAACGATTGAT GTCTGGCAAACTGCCGCCGAGGGGACACGCTTGGTCTTCATTGAGgctggcgatgatgatgaggatatGGGAGACGAGGACTTCTGA